In Thermorudis peleae, a genomic segment contains:
- the secA gene encoding preprotein translocase subunit SecA translates to MRGFLSKIFGDPNERELKRLRKIVDSINALEPEMQALSDEALRAKTEEFKARLAEGETLDDLLPEAFATVREAARRTINMRHFDVQLMAGIVLHEGKIAEMKTGEGKTLVATLPLYLNALLGRGCHLVTPNDYLARVGGGWMGPIYHFLGLRVGVICHEFSAIYDPEYQDPNPSPDDRLNHWRPVSRREAYLADITYGTNNEFGFDYLRDNLVYRPEDLVQRELYYAIVDEVDNILIDEARTPLIISGPAHETVDRYYQFAQIARQLKKDVHYTVDLKYRAITLTDAGIDRVEQLLNIPPGQSLYDDRYADLVHYLEQALKAKELFHRDRDYIVRDGEIIIVDEFTGRLMPGRRYSEGLHQAIEAKEGVRVRSETVTQATITFQNYFRMYEKLAGMTGTAATEAEEFATIYNLEVVVIPTHKPMIRIDYPDVVYRTEEAKFRAVVREIKEMHAQGRPVLVGTTSIEKSEYLSNLLKREGIPHEVLNAKHHEREALIVAKAGQPGAVTIATNMAGRGTDIVLGPGVAEKGGLHVIGTERHEARRIDNQLRGRAGRQGDPGSSRFFVSLEDELLRRFGSDRIQGLLDRLGVDDDTPIEHPLVSRTIESAQTKVEGYNFDLRKHLVEYDNVINKHREVIYAERRKIIQGENLRDNVLAMIERQVAQMVEQAFTRESTEGPDVEGLARAFCGLLNDPAAVTPAELSGRSADEVKELLQERALARYAAREAELGEETMRTLERLVMLRVIDQLWVEHLTEMEHMRQSIGLQAYGQIDPLVAYKTEGYRMFQQLLKNIEYDVSHLMYRVQLAPAITRPVLQGGVPNRSGDGNGSRPAKKRKVGRNDPCPCGSGKKYKQCCLPKELGARAAVPSSK, encoded by the coding sequence ATGCGAGGATTTCTGAGCAAGATCTTTGGCGATCCGAACGAGCGTGAGCTCAAGCGACTGCGCAAGATCGTCGACAGCATCAACGCGCTTGAACCGGAGATGCAAGCGCTGTCCGACGAGGCACTCCGAGCCAAGACGGAGGAGTTCAAGGCGCGGCTTGCCGAGGGGGAAACACTCGACGACCTTCTGCCCGAAGCGTTTGCAACGGTACGCGAGGCTGCCCGGCGCACGATCAACATGCGCCACTTTGATGTCCAGCTCATGGCTGGCATCGTCCTCCACGAGGGCAAAATCGCCGAGATGAAGACGGGCGAAGGCAAGACGCTCGTCGCTACCTTGCCGCTCTACTTGAACGCGCTGCTCGGACGCGGCTGCCACCTGGTTACCCCGAACGACTACCTGGCGCGAGTCGGTGGTGGCTGGATGGGGCCGATCTACCACTTCCTTGGCTTGCGTGTCGGGGTGATCTGCCATGAATTCTCAGCGATCTACGACCCAGAATATCAAGATCCAAACCCAAGCCCCGATGACCGGCTCAACCATTGGCGACCTGTTTCCCGACGCGAGGCGTACCTGGCCGACATTACCTATGGCACGAACAACGAGTTCGGCTTTGACTATCTACGTGACAACTTGGTGTATCGGCCAGAAGATCTCGTCCAGCGCGAACTCTACTACGCGATTGTTGATGAGGTCGATAACATCTTGATCGATGAAGCGCGGACACCACTCATTATTTCCGGTCCAGCCCATGAGACTGTCGACCGCTACTACCAGTTTGCCCAGATTGCGCGGCAGCTGAAAAAGGACGTCCACTATACTGTTGACCTCAAGTACCGAGCGATTACCCTGACTGATGCTGGCATTGACCGAGTTGAGCAACTCTTGAACATCCCGCCCGGCCAAAGCCTCTACGACGACCGTTATGCTGATCTTGTTCACTACCTCGAACAGGCGCTGAAGGCGAAGGAGTTGTTCCATCGTGACCGCGACTATATCGTGCGCGATGGTGAAATCATCATTGTCGACGAGTTCACCGGACGCTTGATGCCCGGCCGCCGTTACAGCGAGGGCTTGCACCAGGCAATCGAGGCCAAAGAAGGCGTTCGGGTTCGTAGCGAGACGGTGACGCAGGCGACCATCACGTTCCAAAACTACTTCCGTATGTACGAAAAGCTTGCTGGCATGACTGGTACCGCTGCGACCGAGGCCGAGGAATTTGCCACCATCTACAACCTCGAGGTCGTCGTCATCCCAACGCACAAGCCGATGATCCGCATCGACTACCCCGACGTGGTCTACCGTACAGAAGAAGCGAAGTTCCGCGCTGTGGTGCGTGAGATCAAGGAGATGCATGCCCAAGGACGGCCGGTGCTTGTCGGGACGACGTCGATTGAGAAAAGCGAATACTTGAGCAATCTACTCAAGCGTGAGGGCATCCCCCACGAAGTTCTCAATGCGAAGCATCACGAGCGCGAGGCATTGATCGTCGCGAAGGCCGGGCAGCCTGGCGCGGTGACGATTGCGACGAACATGGCTGGGCGCGGCACGGACATCGTGCTGGGCCCGGGCGTGGCTGAGAAGGGCGGACTGCATGTCATTGGCACCGAGCGTCATGAGGCACGGCGTATCGACAACCAGCTGCGTGGGCGCGCTGGCCGTCAGGGCGATCCCGGCTCGAGCCGCTTCTTCGTCTCTCTTGAGGACGAGTTATTGCGGCGCTTCGGCTCCGACCGCATTCAAGGACTGCTTGACCGGCTCGGCGTCGACGATGATACGCCAATCGAGCATCCACTGGTTTCGCGGACGATCGAGAGTGCGCAGACGAAAGTTGAAGGCTACAACTTTGACCTGCGCAAGCACCTAGTTGAATACGATAATGTGATCAACAAACACCGTGAGGTCATTTACGCCGAACGACGCAAGATCATCCAGGGCGAGAACCTGCGTGACAACGTGCTCGCGATGATCGAGCGACAAGTCGCGCAGATGGTCGAGCAGGCGTTTACACGCGAAAGTACTGAGGGGCCTGATGTTGAAGGCCTGGCTCGAGCATTCTGTGGCCTTCTGAATGATCCAGCCGCGGTTACCCCTGCAGAGCTGAGCGGGCGTTCGGCAGACGAAGTCAAGGAGTTGCTGCAGGAGCGCGCGCTGGCACGCTATGCGGCGCGCGAGGCCGAACTCGGTGAAGAGACGATGCGCACCCTTGAGCGGCTCGTGATGCTGCGGGTTATTGACCAGCTCTGGGTCGAACACCTCACCGAGATGGAGCACATGCGCCAGAGCATCGGCTTGCAGGCCTACGGGCAGATCGATCCGCTAGTGGCCTACAAGACTGAGGGCTACCGGATGTTCCAGCAGTTGCTCAAGAACATCGAGTACGACGTCAGCCACCTGATGTACCGTGTGCAACTGGCGCCGGCGATCACGCGGCCGGTGCTGCAAGGCGGTGTTCCAAACCGGTCAGGCGATGGCAACGGTAGTCGCCCGGCGAAGAAGCGCAAGGTTGGTCGTAACGACCCCTGTCCATGCGGTAGTGGCAAGAAATACAAGCAGTGCTGCTTGCCAAAGGAGCTGGGGGCGCGTGCTGCTGTTCCTTCGAGCAAGTAG